The proteins below come from a single Seriola aureovittata isolate HTS-2021-v1 ecotype China chromosome 23, ASM2101889v1, whole genome shotgun sequence genomic window:
- the LOC130164593 gene encoding uncharacterized protein LOC130164593 has product MWRLLKRITWLVLAGMIHVLWGVADQQTIRADPGETVTLPCRAPTNFSIAAVEWTTPDLKPEYVLFCRLHQRPDVENQHPSFQNRVDLTDREMKDGDVSMILKNVTSNDTGTYECHIINDKNKSGSKRKKRASFDTDATKIIYLQVHQAGRTAGHDKGGGERNRRYGLVAVVLVLVLVLIFLLLMIFVLRSRQRAEFTPTSC; this is encoded by the exons ATGTGGCGCCTATTAAAAAG AATCACGTGGCTGGTTCTCGCCGGTATGATTCATGTATTGTGGGGAGTCGCAG ATCAGCAAACCATCAGGGCTGACCCTGGAGAGACTGTCACTCTGCCATGTCGAGCCCCCACAAACTTCTCCATCGCAGCTGTGGAGTGGACCACACCTGACCTGAAGCCCGAATACGTCCTTTTCTGCCGTTTACACCAGAGGCCTGATGTAGAAAACCAGCATCCATCTTTTCAGAACCGGGTGGATCTGAcggacagagagatgaaggacGGTGACGTGTCCATGATTCTGAAGAATGTGACGAGTAACGACACAGGAACATACGAGTGTCACATCATTAACGACAAGAACAAGAGCGGCTCAAAGCGCAAGAAGAGAGCCAGCTTTGACACTGACGCCACCAAGATCATCTACCTGCAAGTTCATCAGGCAG gtcgCACAGCTGGACACGACAAGGGTGGAGGAGAAAGGAATCGACGTTACGGACTGGTAGCcgttgttcttgttcttgttcttgttcttatttttcttcttcttatgatTTTTGTATTACGtagcagacagagagcagaatTTACACCAACCTCCTGCTGA
- the otud4 gene encoding OTU domain-containing protein 4: MDGGGHMHNAERAAEKSMDEYLKSLGLHRKKIAKDGSCLFRAVAEQVLHCQSLHTKVRAKCVEFLKQNRETYEAFIEGDFEDYLCKLQDPQQWVGEVEINALAVMYKRDFLIYQEPGRTPVQITNNNFKDKVHLCFLNGNHYDSVYRINHIKNAALCQSILYEVLYDGVFKVDRNSLGACQRLPRSNDLLSDDSMAFCNSSDESDLDANEALRVETATNTSTRHNSYRGRGRGRLLPERVRRSLNPTLFRNIEYDVWHKSKRAQQKIDYCIAAGMQYTAGDRCQVRLEGRHYNATIKEVPPNSNKVVVYIEELGNRHVPLLTLRPAGEEGSWSTVVNKDKRLSNGYGEWEEKGKGRGRGKSVPSSSSSVPQATAPGSSGRVLKQHSWPPQASAEEQGGAKTSRKSVSSAESALFGLTEEQRLAKEEEERNVALVEIQLRDEHSFPALGTQTGTQGDGGKRKGGEKRRPQRNKTKSPVEDVRAASPSAGDRPKSSTPPPTATTAPTAPTTDTTTPPNPPNPPPPAAKPAAAPAANSDSGPAWSSSLNTAAPASTSTSTLPPASAALTAKANAQSYASAAGGATTSPPPPPLPPAAAAAAPSTKPSVTGAAPPPSVPSSATIFSFITPALPSAASPPAPPALSSSSPRPTSSSSSLPPKSTASPPPPSSVPPPTFIAPIAPSPVAAQGFLPPSSLHRSPPPVHSLPHSPSPPTSSSSSSSSLVHRAAQVQDPPAAPAQTASSLPSFGSSLTTSQVSLTQDVQPPPPPPNVQTQSAAPLPQVQTEAPPSLPHLQHQPQTLAEVALPPPQNQIQASLPQTQTQVQYPPQSEMVQSSHPPPGASYPHTCQASVSAPAQPQPSVTHAQPPPPSQLPHPSLSVSAPPIHPSLQTETPNIQNQTEAPHPPPQPESPAHPPHPQVVSAHPPPPPHPQSIPGAVPLQKLSQLYQDPLYPGFPHGEKGDMVPTPPFSSSKSGDDLPQDVNILRFFFNLGVKAYSMPLFTPYIYLLPLQQAYAMHQRIPSRSSSPTHHFPPSNAPASHQEAYPQYPPASASVLHQYDHQAAPAEPPRPSEPSFNQARYPVTQPPPHRMPCTSLPWQQHQMPPPRSSNYAYPTPPYPVHPPSSQGYHQSQGPGHPMYPPPMPPYPPSSLGYQSSSTPEELQVSQGLMEQLQPVNGDTMLGHGPGRVPCSLEGPSAANMANANNNRTMVVPSSFAMKKPQGESLTKAVLLVDPPLNNRPIVALVSDASDIPVSMVTMKPGSSPGSPSPYISKTNVSGDNGTYRLHQKPFNPNKHLSSMPMVEVLSVGCSTEDEWDEMEGFKPQTHNLRGPRRGYRGRGRGGNRRRPGGEAGPGYNHSPFVSSHRGRGW; encoded by the exons gaGGGACTTCCTGATCTACCAGGAGCCGGGCAGAACTCCCGTCCAGATCACAAACAACAACTTCAAGGACAAG gtgcatttgtgttttctcaATGGGAATCACTACGACAGTGTTTATCGCATCAACCACATTAAGAACGCCGCTCTCTGCCAGT CCATCCTGTACGAGGTGCTGTACGACGGCGTGTTTAAGGTGGACCGCAACTCTCTGGGTGCGTGTCAGCGATTACCACGATCCAACGACCTCCTGAGCGACGACAGCATGGCGTTCTGCAACAGCAGCGACGAGTCCGACCTGGATGCAAACGAGGCGCTCAG GGTGGAAACTGCAACAAACACTTCTACAAGACACAACAGCTAcagg gggcgTGGGCGTGGCCGGCTGCTGCCAGAGAGGGTGAGGCGTTCACTGAACCCGACTCTGTTCAGAAACATAGAGTACGACGTCTGGCACAAGTCCAAGAGAG CCCAACAGAAGATCGATTACTGCATCGCTGCTGGGATGCAATACACTGCAGGAGACCGctgccag GTTCGCCTTGAGGGTCGGCACTACAACGCAACCATCAAGGAAGTTCCTCCCAACAGCAACAAGGTGGTGGTTTACATAGAAGAACTGGGCAACAG ACACGTCCCTCTGTTGACTCTCCGTCCTGCCGGTGAGGAAGGCAGCTGGAGCACCGTGGTCAACAAGGACAAGAGGCTCAGCAACGGATATGGAG agtgGGAGGAGAAGGGTAAAGGCAGAGGCAGGGGGAAGTCCgtcccatcatcctcctcctccgtccccCAGGCTACGGCGCCGGGCTCCAGTGGGCGTGTGTTGAAGCAGCACTCGTGGCCCCCACAGGCCAGCGCCGAGGAGCAGGGAGGGGCCAAAACCAGCAG GAAGTCCGTGAGCTCGGCGGAGTCGGCGTTGTTCGGCCTGACGGAGGAGCAGCGTTTggccaaagaggaggaggagaggaacgTGGCGTTGGTGGAGATCCAGCTCAGAGACGAACACAGCTTCCCCGCCCTCGGG actcagactggGACGCAgggtgatggagggaagagaaagggaggagagaagagaagaccCCAGAGAAACAAGACG AAGAGTCCAGTCGAAGACGTGCGAGCAGCGTCTCCCTCCGCTGGAGACAGACCCAAATCCTCCACGCCTCCACCCACCGCCACTACTGCACCTACTGCACCTACTACAGATACTACtacaccccccaacccccccaacccccccccgCCTGCTgccaaacctgctgctgctccggCTGCAAACTCTGACTCCGGCCCGGCGTGGTCCAGCTCGCTCAACACTGCAGCACCggcctccacctccacctccacccttCCACCcgcctctgctgctctgacgGCTAAAGCTAACGCACAGTCTTATGcttcagctgctggaggtgcaacgacttctcctcctcctcctcctcttcctcctgctgctgctgctgccgccccGAGCACTAAACCCTCTGTGACGggtgctgctcctcctccctccgtcCCCTCCTCCGCcaccatcttctccttcatcacccCTGCTCTCCCCTCTGCAGCATCGCCCCCAGCTCCACCcgccctctcctcttcctctcctcgccccacctcctcttcttcctcacttcCTCCTAAATCCACTGCCTCCCCTCCGCCTCCCTCTTCAGTGCCACCTCCCACTTTCATCGCTCCCATCGCTCCCTCTCCTGTCGCTGCTCAGggcttcctccctccctcctctctccaccgTTCCCCCCCGCCTGTCCACTCTCTCCCCCACTCCCCCAGTCcacccacctcctcttcctcctcctcctcctctcttgtccATCGTGCTGCTCAAGTCCAAgatcctccagcagctccagcacaAACTGCAA gTTCTTTGCCGAGTTTTGGATCCTCTCTGACGACATCTCAGGTCTCGCTGACCCAGGACGTTCAGCCGCCGCCTCCTCCCCCGAACGTCCAGACTCAGAGTGCGGCTCCTCTCCCCCAGGTGCAGACAGAGGCCCCGccctctcttcctcacctccAGCATCAGCCACAGACCCTCGCTGAAGTGGCTCTCCCTCCGCCGCAAAACCAGATCCAGGCGTCCCTCcctcagacccagactcaggtCCAGTACCCCCCCCAGTCTGAGATGGTTCAGTCCTCTCACCCTCCTCCAGGAGCTTCCTACCCCCACACCTGCCAGGCCTCCGTCTCTGCCCCCGCTCAACCACAGCCCTCAGTCACCCACGCTCagcctcctcccccctcccaacTCCcgcatccctccctctctgtctccgcCCCCCCgatccatccctctctccaaaCCGAGACCCCCAACATCCAGAATCAAACAGAAGCCCCTCACCCTCCACCCCAGCCCGAGTCCCCGGCTCATCCTCCTCACCCCCAGGTAGTCTCCGCAcatccccctccccctcctcacccccagTCCATCCCAGGAGCTGTTCCTCTACAGAAGCTGTCCCAGCTCTACCAGGACCCCCTGTACCCCGGGTTCCCCCACGGAGAGAAGGGCGACATGGTGCCGActccccccttctcctccagcAAGTCGGGCGACGACCTGCCCCAAG ATGTCAACATCCTGAGGTTTTTCTTCAACCTGGGAGTCAAG gcGTACTCCATGCCCCTGTTCACCCCCTACATatacctcctccccctccaacAGGCCTACGCCATGCACCAGAGGATCccctcccgctcctcctcccCAACCCACCACTTCCCTCCCTCCAACGCCCCCGCCAGCCACCAGGAGGCGTACCCCCAGTACCCTCCCGCTTCGGCGTCGGTGCTGCATCAGTACGACCACCAAGCCGCACCCGCTGAGCCCCCCCGTCCCAGTGAACCGTCCTTCAACCAGGCCAGGTACCCCGTCACCCAGCCTCCGCCCCACAGGATGCCCTGCACCTcgctgccatggcaacagcaccAGATGCCCCCACCCAGAAGCTCCAACTACGCGTATCCCACTCCACCATACCCAGTTCACCCTCCTTCGTCTCAGGGGTACCACCAGAGTCAAGGCCCAGGACACCCGATGTACCCCCCGCCCATGCCTCCATACCCCCCATCCTCGCTGGGATACCAGTCCTCGTCCACCCCCGAAGAGCTCCAGGTGAGTCAGGGGCTGATGGAGCAGCTTCAGCCCGTCAACGGAGACACGATGCTCGGGCACGGGCCTGGACGAGTCCCCTGTTCTCTGGAGGGTCCGTCTGCTGCTAACATGGCTAACGctaacaacaacagaacaatgGTGGTTCCAAGCAGCTTCG CGATGAAGAAGCCGCAGGGAGAGAGTTTGACTAAAGCCGTGCTGCTGGTGGATCCACCACTCAACAACAGACCGATA GTCGCTCTGGTCTCTGACGCCTCCGACATCCCCGTCTCCATGGTGACCATGAAGCCCGGCAGCAGCCCCGGCTCTCCGTCACCTTACATCTCCAAGACGAACGTCTCCGGCGACAACGGCACCTACCGGCTCCACCAGAAACCATTCAACCCCAACAAGCACCTGTCGTCGATGCCCATGGTGGAGGTTCTGTCGGTGGGCTGCAGCACGGAGGACGAGTGGGACGAGATGGAGGGATTCAAACCGCAAACCCACAACCTCAGAGGGCCGAGGAGGGGctacagagggagggggaggggcgggAACAGGAGGAGGCCGGGAGGAGAGGCGGGGCCGGGGTATAACCACAGTCCGTTTGTGTCCTCACACAGGGGGCGGGGCTGGTAA
- the LOC130164702 gene encoding Fc receptor-like B → MRVSLELGKVQVSYHRRLTMDEASLLRLLSLISLLSCTTQQASLTATPSSSQFFKGDSVSLSCGEDDGWRPTRNTTKRQRTRCGLDWGRSTGSSCKISLIATWESGTYWCESGEGETSNSINITVTGGAVILQSPVLPVMEGHDVTLHCKTKTPPSNLPAAFYKDGSLITETTGHMTIHHVDKSDEGLYSCDIRGHGESPPSWITVTGKPVTSAPPTSAPPSSSAPPPSSVPLQVVFRVLYHLVMFCPYFISTVIMVSLYRQRHTGQHPRVSMATAPPTQAEQRLAEDRDDIVTTEHHF, encoded by the exons ATGAGGGTTTCACTTGAACTGGGCAAAGTGCAGGTTTCCTATCACAGACGTCTCACGATGGACGAAGCATCTCTTCTGCGTTTGCTCT ctctgatctCGCTGCTGAGCTGCACGACACAACAAG CCTCTCTGACTGCGACTCCCAGCAGCTCTCAGTTCTTTAAAGGCGACTCCGTGTCTCTGAGCTGTGGCGAGGACGACGGCTGGAGGCCGACGAGGAACACGACCAAACGACAGAGGACTCGGTGTGGACTCGACTGGGGAAGATCAACTGGTTCCTCTTGTAAAATCAGTCTGATCGCCACGTGGGAGAGTGGAACTTACTGGTGTGAGTCCGGAGAGGGAGAAACCAGTAACAGCATCAACATCACTGTCACTG gtgGAGCAGTGATCCTGCAGAGTCCTGTCCTCCCTGTGATGGAGGGACATGATGTCactctgcactgtaaaacaaagaccCCTCCCTCCAACCTCCCAGCTGCTTTCTATAAAGATGGCTCCCTCATCACAGAGActacaggtcacatgaccatccACCATGTTGACAAGTCTGATGAAGGCCTCTacagctgtgacatcagaggTCATGGAGAGTCTCCGCCCAGCTGGATCACTGTCACAG GAAAACCTGTAACCTCAGCTCCTCCCACCTCAGCCCCGCCCTCTTCCTCAGCTCCGCCCCCTTCCTCAGTCCCCCTCCAGGTTGTTTTCAGAGTGCTCTACCACCTGGTGATGTTCTGTCCGTACTTCATCTCCACTGTCATTATGGTGTCTTTATAtcgacagagacacacag GACAACACCCACgtgtctccatggcaactgcACCACCCACCCAGGCTGAGCAGAGATTGGCCGAGGACCGTGATGACATCGTGACCACTGAGCATCACTTCTGA